In Listeria cossartiae subsp. cossartiae, the following proteins share a genomic window:
- a CDS encoding UDP-N-acetylglucosamine 1-carboxyvinyltransferase — translation MTDKLIIQGGKKLAGTLQVDGAKNSAVALIPAAILAESEVVLEGLPDISDVYTLYDILEELGGTVRYDNKTAVIDPTDMISMPLPSGNVKKLRASYYLMGAMLGRFKKAVIGLPGGCYLGPRPIDQHIKGFEALGAKVTNEQGAIYLRADELKGARIYLDVVSVGATINIMLAAVRAKGKTIIENAAKEPEIIDVATLLTNMGAIIKGAGTDTIRITGVEHLHGCHHTIIPDRIEAGTFMVLAAASGKGVRIENVIPTHLEGIIAKLTEMGVPMDIEEDAIFVGEVDKVKKVDIKTYAYPGFPTDLQQPLTALLTRAEGSSVITDTIYPSRFKHIAEIERMGGKFKLEGRSAVISGPVQLQGSKVTATDLRAGAALVIAGLLADGQTEIHGVEHIERGYSKIIEKLSAIGADISRSSAAETQL, via the coding sequence GTGACGGATAAACTGATTATTCAAGGCGGTAAAAAATTAGCTGGCACTTTGCAAGTAGATGGTGCGAAAAATAGTGCGGTGGCCTTGATTCCAGCTGCAATTTTGGCGGAGTCTGAAGTAGTTTTAGAAGGGTTACCAGATATTTCGGATGTATATACACTTTATGATATTTTAGAAGAACTTGGCGGCACGGTTCGCTATGATAATAAAACAGCAGTTATTGATCCAACAGATATGATTTCGATGCCACTTCCATCAGGCAATGTGAAGAAATTACGTGCATCTTATTATTTAATGGGTGCAATGTTAGGCCGTTTTAAGAAAGCCGTTATTGGTCTTCCAGGTGGTTGTTATTTAGGCCCACGTCCAATCGATCAGCATATTAAAGGCTTCGAAGCTCTAGGCGCAAAAGTAACTAACGAACAAGGAGCTATTTATTTACGTGCTGATGAGTTAAAAGGCGCGCGAATTTACCTTGATGTTGTAAGTGTAGGCGCTACAATTAATATCATGCTAGCAGCTGTTCGTGCAAAAGGAAAAACAATTATCGAAAACGCGGCTAAAGAACCGGAAATCATTGATGTTGCAACACTTTTAACTAATATGGGCGCAATTATCAAAGGGGCAGGAACAGATACTATTCGCATCACTGGTGTAGAGCATCTGCATGGTTGCCATCACACGATTATTCCAGATCGAATCGAAGCGGGAACCTTTATGGTACTTGCGGCGGCTTCAGGTAAAGGCGTACGAATCGAAAATGTTATTCCTACTCATTTAGAAGGAATCATTGCTAAGCTTACAGAAATGGGCGTTCCGATGGATATTGAGGAAGATGCTATTTTTGTAGGAGAAGTAGACAAAGTAAAAAAAGTAGATATTAAAACTTATGCGTATCCAGGTTTCCCAACCGATTTGCAGCAGCCACTAACCGCACTTTTAACACGCGCGGAAGGTAGTAGCGTTATTACGGACACGATTTATCCAAGCCGTTTTAAACATATTGCTGAAATTGAGCGAATGGGCGGGAAATTTAAACTAGAAGGTCGATCGGCTGTTATTAGCGGACCTGTCCAACTGCAAGGTTCCAAAGTTACCGCGACCGATTTACGTGCCGGTGCAGCGCTAGTCATTGCTGGTCTTTTAGCTGACGGGCAAACAGAAATTCATGGCGTGGAACATATCGAACGTGGTTATAGTAAAATTATTGAAAAACTTTCTGCTATCGGGGCTGACATTAGCCGTAGCAGTGCAGCAGAAACACAATTGTAA
- a CDS encoding lysylphosphatidylglycerol synthase transmembrane domain-containing protein, producing MSGAAKKNLFNIALVLAISIGFIIWQFQGVDISTFFASMLKVNPWWLLAAFAAMFLYWFLEAVVLQTASKPANKEQRFFSSFRITMIGQFFNTITPMSTGGQPAQLVMLTKQGMDAGRGSSVLLVKFIIYQAMVVLNFLVILIFGIHYLMTGVTQLKFLVLLGFGVHVIVIAALILVGRSQKFTTKLVHILLIPTRLFMKKEKVANLRNMLDEKIVTFHEESSRIGKDWKLIVRCCFYTTLQLWIYFSIPFFILQAIGVTGIGLYMAITYHAFIIMFATVMPTPGGAGGAEYTFTLLFGMLLGPAKLLMALVLWRIITYYSCIVFGAGALLIKDTASKKIKPHIEALAKTPVKNIPQ from the coding sequence ATGAGTGGAGCTGCGAAGAAAAATCTATTTAATATTGCGCTTGTATTAGCGATTAGTATCGGCTTTATTATTTGGCAATTTCAAGGCGTAGATATCTCCACTTTTTTCGCTTCGATGTTGAAAGTGAACCCTTGGTGGCTACTGGCGGCATTTGCTGCAATGTTTCTTTATTGGTTTTTAGAAGCGGTCGTTTTACAAACGGCATCTAAACCGGCCAATAAAGAGCAACGGTTCTTTTCCTCTTTTCGAATTACGATGATTGGCCAATTTTTCAATACGATTACTCCGATGTCAACTGGTGGGCAACCGGCGCAGCTCGTGATGTTAACGAAGCAAGGCATGGATGCGGGCCGAGGAAGCTCGGTTTTACTCGTGAAATTCATTATTTATCAAGCGATGGTTGTGCTGAACTTTTTAGTTATTTTGATTTTTGGAATTCATTATTTAATGACTGGCGTGACGCAACTGAAATTCCTCGTGTTACTTGGGTTTGGCGTGCATGTCATCGTTATTGCCGCACTTATTTTAGTAGGTAGAAGCCAAAAATTTACGACAAAATTAGTCCATATCTTACTTATACCAACGCGATTATTTATGAAAAAAGAAAAAGTAGCTAATTTAAGAAATATGCTCGATGAAAAAATTGTTACTTTTCACGAAGAGAGTAGCCGGATTGGGAAAGACTGGAAATTAATTGTGCGTTGTTGTTTTTATACAACACTACAACTGTGGATTTATTTCTCGATTCCATTTTTCATTTTACAAGCGATTGGTGTTACGGGAATCGGGCTGTATATGGCGATTACGTATCATGCGTTTATTATTATGTTTGCAACCGTCATGCCAACTCCGGGCGGGGCTGGTGGGGCTGAATATACTTTCACTTTGCTATTCGGGATGTTACTTGGTCCAGCGAAACTGCTCATGGCGCTAGTTTTATGGCGGATTATCACTTATTATAGCTGCATCGTGTTTGGCGCAGGAGCTTTGTTAATAAAAGATACAGCATCGAAGAAAATCAAGCCGCATATTGAAGCACTCGCAAAAACACCAGTCAAAAATATACCACAATAA
- a CDS encoding glycosyltransferase family 4 protein, translating into MIKLTMLSSAEKVKGQGVASAYRELVNLLEERYINEIDMKINSLEKSDITHYHTVDFRFFLSTFFKKKRGVRVGYVHFLPETMEGSLKLPWIARVVFYKYLIGFYKRMDEIVVVNPSFIPKLTAYDIPEEKIHYIPNFVSKKSFFPLPKAEKQLAREKYGIPADKFTVIGIGQVQHRKGVLDFIEVAKQLPDVQFVWAGGFSFGKITSGYEELKKIYDNPPSNVKFIGIVDRSEMNACINMADVFFMPSYNELFPMAILEAMSSDVPILLRNLDLYEEILDGYYVKEVDNPGFIRAIERLQNDADYYNEMLQAAKRGATYYSEDRLAQIWLDFYQGLLTKE; encoded by the coding sequence GTGATTAAGTTGACAATGCTATCTTCGGCAGAAAAAGTAAAAGGACAAGGTGTAGCATCGGCTTACCGCGAACTTGTGAACTTGCTAGAAGAAAGATATATAAATGAAATTGATATGAAGATTAATAGTTTGGAGAAATCGGATATCACGCATTATCATACCGTTGATTTCCGTTTTTTTCTTTCGACTTTTTTTAAGAAGAAACGCGGCGTTCGGGTTGGATATGTTCATTTTCTGCCGGAAACAATGGAAGGTAGTCTGAAATTACCGTGGATCGCCCGGGTCGTTTTTTATAAATATTTGATTGGATTTTATAAGCGCATGGATGAGATTGTTGTGGTTAATCCTTCGTTTATACCGAAACTAACTGCATATGATATTCCTGAAGAAAAAATCCATTATATCCCGAATTTCGTTTCTAAAAAGAGCTTTTTCCCACTTCCAAAGGCGGAAAAACAACTTGCGCGGGAAAAATATGGAATTCCAGCTGATAAATTTACGGTGATTGGGATTGGGCAAGTGCAGCATCGTAAAGGTGTACTTGATTTTATCGAGGTGGCGAAACAACTACCTGATGTTCAATTTGTCTGGGCTGGCGGCTTTTCTTTTGGAAAAATTACTTCTGGCTATGAAGAATTGAAAAAAATCTATGATAATCCACCGAGTAACGTGAAATTTATCGGGATTGTTGACCGTTCGGAAATGAATGCTTGTATCAATATGGCGGATGTGTTTTTTATGCCTTCCTACAACGAGCTGTTCCCAATGGCGATTTTGGAAGCGATGAGCTCGGACGTTCCGATATTATTACGAAATTTGGATTTATATGAAGAAATTTTAGATGGTTACTATGTCAAAGAGGTCGATAATCCAGGATTTATCCGCGCTATTGAGCGTTTACAAAATGACGCGGATTACTATAATGAAATGCTGCAAGCGGCCAAACGAGGCGCGACTTATTATTCCGAAGACCGACTGGCGCAAATTTGGTTGGACTTTTATCAAGGTTTATTAACGAAGGAGTGA
- a CDS encoding glycosyltransferase family 4 protein, which translates to MNIGIFTDTYSPQISGVATSIMIMENELRKQGHTVYIFTTTDPNADRESEEGRVFRLPSIPFVFFPERRVAIAGMNKFIKLVGRLDLDVIHTHTEFSLGLLGKRIAKKYHIPSIHTYHTMYVDYLHYIAKGKILTPSMVGKMTKSFCDSYDAIITPTAKVRHHLEEQGIHKLMYTVPTGTDISSFAPVEKQQILDLKKSLGIGAEDPVILSLGRIAHEKNIDAIINAMPEVLQTKPTAKLVIVGDGPVRKDLEKLVEEKQLEAHVIFTGAVDWENISLYYQLGDLFVSASTTETQGLTYAEAMAASLPVVAKRDESIEGFLSDRETAFLFDEDYELASLLIKILSDKNTATLVASNGRVKVESISADQFGINIESTYNEVREIYRAKRQNGTIKVKPTLIKSKIASQVFSLSSSTHVQRKERSSRRD; encoded by the coding sequence ATGAATATAGGGATTTTTACGGATACCTACAGTCCGCAAATTAGCGGTGTAGCTACATCGATAATGATTATGGAAAACGAACTAAGAAAACAAGGGCACACTGTATATATATTTACGACAACCGATCCAAACGCTGATAGAGAAAGCGAAGAGGGGCGTGTATTTCGTTTACCAAGTATTCCGTTTGTCTTTTTTCCAGAACGTCGTGTAGCAATTGCTGGAATGAATAAGTTTATCAAGCTAGTAGGTCGCTTAGATTTAGATGTTATCCATACACATACGGAGTTCTCATTAGGTCTTTTGGGTAAGCGAATTGCGAAAAAATATCATATTCCTTCTATCCATACTTACCACACAATGTATGTCGATTACTTGCATTATATTGCGAAAGGTAAAATTTTAACGCCGTCTATGGTGGGGAAAATGACCAAATCATTTTGTGATAGTTATGATGCGATAATTACGCCAACAGCAAAAGTAAGACATCACTTAGAAGAGCAAGGTATCCACAAATTAATGTATACAGTTCCAACAGGTACAGATATTTCATCGTTCGCGCCGGTTGAGAAACAGCAAATTTTAGACCTGAAAAAATCACTTGGTATTGGAGCAGAAGATCCGGTGATACTTTCGCTTGGAAGAATTGCGCACGAGAAAAACATCGATGCGATTATTAACGCGATGCCAGAAGTCCTACAAACGAAACCAACAGCCAAACTAGTTATTGTTGGCGATGGACCGGTACGTAAAGACTTAGAAAAATTAGTAGAAGAAAAACAATTAGAAGCACATGTTATTTTCACCGGAGCAGTGGACTGGGAAAATATTAGTTTATATTACCAATTAGGTGACCTTTTTGTGAGTGCCTCAACGACAGAAACGCAAGGCTTAACTTACGCTGAAGCAATGGCGGCATCTTTACCAGTTGTAGCTAAACGTGACGAAAGTATTGAAGGCTTTTTAAGCGACAGAGAAACGGCCTTTTTATTCGATGAAGATTACGAGCTTGCAAGTTTGTTAATTAAAATACTTTCAGATAAAAACACCGCAACATTAGTCGCATCAAATGGTAGAGTCAAAGTGGAATCAATTTCTGCGGACCAATTTGGAATCAACATTGAATCTACATACAATGAAGTTCGAGAAATCTACCGAGCTAAGCGACAAAATGGGACGATTAAAGTAAAACCGACATTAATAAAAAGCAAAATAGCTTCACAAGTATTTTCACTTTCATCTTCTACGCATGTTCAAAGGAAAGAGAGGTCATCGCGGCGTGATTAA
- the fba gene encoding class II fructose-1,6-bisphosphate aldolase — protein sequence MPIVNMTDMLKKALAGKYAVGQFNINNLEWTQAILKAAEAEKAPVILGVSEGAAKYMGGFKTVVKMTEGLVEDLKITVPVAIHLDHGSSFDSCKAAIDAGFSSVMIDGSHHPIDENIEMTKKVVDYAHAKGVSVEAEIGTVGGDEDGVTGGINYADPQECLRVVKEANIDALAAALGSVHGPYHGEPVLGFDEMKEISELTGAPLVLHGGSGIPEHQIKKAIELGHSKINVNTECQIVWTAAVREKLATDDKVYDPRKVIGPGVDAIIKTVSEKIQEFGSNGKA from the coding sequence ATGCCTATCGTTAACATGACAGACATGCTGAAAAAAGCATTAGCTGGAAAATATGCTGTTGGTCAATTCAACATCAACAACCTTGAATGGACTCAAGCTATTTTGAAAGCTGCAGAAGCAGAAAAAGCACCAGTTATTTTAGGAGTTTCTGAAGGAGCTGCTAAATACATGGGAGGATTCAAAACAGTTGTAAAAATGACTGAAGGACTTGTAGAAGACCTGAAAATCACTGTACCTGTTGCGATTCACCTTGATCATGGTTCAAGCTTTGATTCTTGTAAAGCGGCTATCGATGCAGGATTTTCTTCTGTAATGATCGACGGCTCTCACCACCCAATCGACGAAAACATCGAAATGACTAAAAAAGTTGTTGATTACGCGCACGCTAAAGGCGTATCTGTTGAAGCGGAAATTGGAACTGTTGGTGGAGACGAAGACGGAGTTACTGGTGGAATCAACTATGCTGATCCACAAGAATGTTTACGTGTAGTTAAAGAAGCTAACATTGATGCACTTGCTGCAGCATTAGGTTCTGTACACGGTCCTTACCACGGCGAACCTGTTCTTGGTTTTGACGAAATGAAAGAAATCTCCGAACTTACAGGTGCTCCACTTGTACTTCACGGTGGTTCTGGAATTCCTGAACACCAAATCAAAAAAGCAATTGAACTAGGTCACAGCAAAATCAACGTTAACACTGAATGCCAAATCGTTTGGACTGCAGCTGTTCGCGAAAAATTAGCTACTGATGACAAAGTTTATGATCCACGTAAAGTAATCGGCCCTGGTGTGGACGCGATTATCAAAACTGTTTCAGAAAAAATTCAAGAGTTTGGTTCTAACGGTAAAGCGTAA
- a CDS encoding diacylglycerol kinase family lipid kinase, producing MQKKAMIVYNPAAGKNKFRKLLPDAEKILTEADFEVTLVPSTKAPKSTTKIARQAAESGYDVVIAAGGDGTVNEVVNGLMQVEKRPKLGILPVGTTNDYARALNVAKDPLEALQIIAKQETIRVDIGKANETEFFINNAAGGKITEITYAVKESMKSKWGRLAYLFSGLTVLPKLSPVSVEIAYNDEVFKGEILLFFVNKSNSVGGMETLCPPAELNSGMFELLILKKVSPKKLFQLFASIKKGAHLTSPHVIHVRTNKVVIKSEADLNVSYDGVYGGKAPYTLEVIPEALEVFADEKRISDRLRG from the coding sequence TTGCAGAAGAAAGCGATGATAGTATACAATCCGGCAGCAGGGAAAAATAAATTTCGAAAATTACTTCCAGACGCAGAGAAAATTTTAACAGAAGCAGACTTTGAAGTAACTTTAGTCCCGTCAACTAAAGCGCCAAAGAGCACGACGAAAATTGCGCGACAAGCGGCGGAATCAGGTTATGATGTGGTAATTGCGGCAGGCGGCGATGGAACGGTCAATGAAGTCGTTAATGGTTTAATGCAAGTCGAAAAAAGGCCGAAGCTAGGGATTTTACCAGTAGGCACAACGAATGACTATGCACGGGCATTAAATGTTGCTAAAGATCCACTCGAAGCACTCCAAATTATCGCCAAACAAGAAACAATTCGCGTAGACATCGGTAAAGCTAATGAAACCGAATTTTTCATTAATAATGCAGCAGGCGGAAAAATCACGGAAATAACTTACGCCGTAAAAGAATCGATGAAATCTAAATGGGGTAGATTAGCCTATCTTTTCAGCGGACTCACTGTTCTCCCCAAATTATCACCAGTGAGTGTGGAAATTGCCTACAATGATGAAGTTTTCAAAGGCGAAATTCTGCTATTTTTCGTCAATAAATCGAATTCAGTTGGCGGGATGGAAACGCTTTGCCCACCAGCCGAATTAAACAGCGGCATGTTCGAACTTTTAATTTTAAAAAAGGTATCTCCCAAAAAATTATTTCAACTTTTTGCTTCCATAAAAAAAGGCGCGCATTTAACTAGTCCGCATGTAATTCATGTGCGCACCAATAAAGTTGTAATCAAAAGTGAGGCAGATTTAAATGTTAGTTATGACGGTGTATATGGCGGAAAAGCCCCGTACACATTAGAGGTCATTCCAGAAGCACTAGAAGTATTTGCTGATGAAAAAAGAATTTCAGACCGTCTTAGAGGCTAA
- a CDS encoding GW domain-containing glycosaminoglycan-binding protein, whose product MKKLVKSAVVFTSLAFIGVSATMITEKASAASTETVQNVDDQSIYIPQGVRDGTATEEHDGFEDGTNSVLKSVPLLRATAGYPDVNSYIKSNKFSSASIEKQLQSQFPKFNYRNGYGKPEGIVIHETANNSSTITGEISYMSRNYNNAFVHSFVDKSRIIQIHPTENGVWGAGQYANARFIQVELVRSKTFDEFARSINNYAYYAAYLLDQYNLPVDSAHSDGKGTVWSHDAVTRYLGGTTHTDPVSYFNQWGYNFNSFVTLINEKYNAIQASKVSYDKIEYDKGVTAYARVKTAPYNAVWTRPYKTEGAKLVNPLSSYVGKNMRILREAKTPITTWYQFSIDGKTIGWVDTRALDTFYKQSMETPANLTRYVVANKANEAYYKVPVVDADVKWGTLSTYKNEKLTVDKQATVEGQLWYRVSAGSTFIGWTKAANLTATSPFDKIEYDKGVTAYARVKTAPGNAVWTKPYKTEGANLVNQLSVYAGKNMRILREAKTPITTWYQFSIDGKTIGWVDTRALDTFYKQSMETPTNLTRYVVANKTNEAYYKVPVVDADVRWGTLATYKNEKLTVDSQATVEGELWYRVRTSTTFIGWTKASNLTATSPFDPIEYDKGVTAYARVKTAPGNAVWTKPYKTEGANLVNQLSVYAGKNMRILREAKTPITTWYQFSIDGKVIGWVDTRPLDTFYKQSMETPTNLTRYVIPSKTGEAYYKVPVVDADVRWGTLATYKNEKLTVDSQATVEGQLWYRIRTSTTFIGWTKASNLSATK is encoded by the coding sequence TTGAAAAAATTAGTAAAATCGGCGGTTGTTTTTACAAGCCTTGCTTTTATTGGCGTGTCCGCTACCATGATTACAGAGAAAGCAAGTGCAGCTTCCACAGAAACAGTGCAAAATGTAGATGACCAATCTATCTATATTCCCCAAGGAGTTAGGGACGGGACTGCTACGGAAGAACATGACGGCTTTGAAGATGGAACTAATAGCGTACTGAAGTCTGTACCTTTACTTCGCGCAACAGCAGGATATCCTGACGTTAATTCCTATATTAAATCAAATAAATTTTCAAGCGCATCCATTGAAAAACAATTGCAAAGTCAATTTCCTAAGTTTAATTACCGTAATGGTTACGGGAAACCAGAAGGAATTGTCATCCACGAAACAGCAAATAATTCTTCTACTATCACAGGTGAAATTAGTTACATGAGTAGAAACTACAATAATGCCTTTGTTCATTCATTTGTAGATAAATCTCGTATTATCCAAATCCACCCTACCGAAAACGGTGTATGGGGAGCCGGCCAATATGCCAATGCTCGCTTTATCCAAGTTGAATTAGTTCGTTCGAAAACATTTGACGAATTTGCTCGTTCTATTAATAACTACGCCTATTACGCGGCTTACCTGCTAGATCAATATAATCTTCCAGTTGATAGTGCTCACAGTGATGGCAAAGGAACAGTTTGGTCGCATGATGCGGTTACACGTTATCTTGGCGGTACAACGCATACGGACCCCGTTTCTTATTTCAACCAATGGGGCTATAACTTCAATAGTTTTGTGACGTTGATTAACGAAAAATATAACGCCATTCAAGCAAGCAAAGTCTCTTACGACAAAATCGAATATGATAAAGGCGTAACTGCTTATGCTCGAGTAAAAACTGCACCTTACAATGCTGTTTGGACAAGACCTTACAAAACAGAAGGCGCAAAACTTGTGAATCCACTATCATCGTATGTTGGCAAAAACATGCGTATCTTGCGCGAAGCTAAAACGCCAATCACCACTTGGTACCAATTTAGCATCGACGGCAAGACAATTGGTTGGGTCGACACACGCGCACTTGATACATTCTACAAACAAAGCATGGAAACACCTGCCAATTTAACGCGTTATGTTGTGGCAAATAAAGCGAACGAAGCTTACTACAAAGTTCCTGTCGTGGATGCCGATGTTAAATGGGGCACTTTATCCACTTATAAAAACGAAAAATTAACCGTTGATAAACAAGCAACTGTTGAGGGACAACTTTGGTATCGCGTGAGCGCAGGATCTACTTTTATTGGCTGGACGAAAGCTGCGAACTTAACAGCAACTTCTCCTTTCGATAAAATTGAATACGATAAAGGCGTAACTGCTTATGCCCGAGTGAAAACAGCTCCAGGTAATGCCGTTTGGACGAAACCTTACAAAACAGAAGGTGCTAATTTAGTTAATCAGCTGTCTGTCTATGCTGGTAAAAACATGCGTATCTTGCGCGAAGCTAAAACACCAATCACCACTTGGTACCAATTTAGTATTGATGGCAAAACGATTGGTTGGGTTGACACACGTGCACTTGATACATTCTACAAACAAAGCATGGAAACACCGACTAATTTAACCCGTTACGTTGTGGCAAACAAAACGAACGAAGCTTACTACAAAGTTCCTGTCGTGGATGCCGATGTTAGATGGGGCACTTTAGCAACGTACAAAAACGAAAAATTAACCGTCGATAGCCAAGCAACCGTTGAAGGAGAACTTTGGTATCGCGTACGAACAAGTACTACTTTTATCGGCTGGACAAAAGCTTCCAACTTAACAGCTACGTCACCATTTGATCCAATCGAATATGATAAAGGCGTAACCGCTTATGCACGAGTAAAAACTGCGCCGGGTAATGCCGTTTGGACAAAACCATATAAAACAGAAGGCGCTAATTTAGTTAATCAGCTTTCTGTCTATGCTGGTAAAAACATGCGTATCTTGCGCGAAGCTAAAACACCAATCACGACTTGGTATCAATTTAGTATTGATGGTAAAGTAATTGGTTGGGTTGACACGCGTCCACTCGATACATTCTACAAACAAAGCATGGAAACACCGACTAATTTAACTCGTTACGTTATCCCAAGCAAAACTGGCGAAGCGTACTATAAGGTTCCAGTTGTGGATGCCGATGTTAGATGGGGCACTTTAGCAACATACAAAAACGAAAAATTAACTGTCGATAGCCAAGCAACCGTCGAAGGACAGCTTTGGTATCGCATAAGAACAAGCACTACATTTATCGGTTGGACAAAAGCTTCTAACCTTAGTGCTACTAAATAA
- a CDS encoding CTP synthase has translation MTKYIFVTGGVVSSIGKGITAASLGRLLKNRGLSVTIQKFDPYINVDPGTMSPYQHGEVYVTDDGAETDLDLGHYERFIDINLNKYSNVTTGKVYSEVIKKERRGDYLGGTVQVIPHITNELKDRVFRAARMTNSDIIITEIGGTVGDIESLPFLEAIRQIKSDVGAENVLYIHTTLIPYIKAAGEMKTKPTQHSVKELRSLGIQPNIIVVRTEQPVSQEMKDKIALFCDIKASEVIESRDEETLYNVPLSLQKQKMDDIVLEHLQLEAPQAEMTDWKNLVHRVKNLSKKVRIGLVGKYVSLQDAYLSVAEALRHAGYDHDAEIEIDWIDSEKVTKENVAEIMKDIDGILVPGGFGDRAIEGKIAAIEYARVNKVPYFGICLGMQLATVEFARNVLGLEGAHSAEIEPETNHNIIDLLPEQKNIENMGGTLRLGLYPARIKQGTKTEAAYGKTLVEERHRHRYEFNNEYREQMEEAGMIVSATSPDGRLVEVVELVDHPWFVACQYHPEFISRPNRPQSLFKDFVGAALNNK, from the coding sequence ATGACAAAGTATATTTTCGTTACAGGTGGCGTAGTTTCGTCAATCGGAAAAGGAATCACAGCAGCATCACTAGGACGTTTGCTGAAAAATCGTGGACTTAGTGTGACCATTCAAAAATTTGATCCATACATCAACGTGGATCCAGGAACTATGAGTCCATACCAACACGGGGAAGTTTATGTGACGGATGACGGCGCAGAAACAGACTTAGACCTTGGCCATTACGAACGTTTTATCGATATTAACTTAAATAAATACAGCAACGTGACAACTGGTAAAGTTTACTCAGAAGTTATTAAAAAAGAACGTCGCGGGGATTACTTAGGTGGAACTGTGCAAGTTATTCCACACATTACAAACGAATTAAAAGATCGTGTTTTCCGTGCAGCTCGCATGACCAATTCAGACATTATTATCACTGAAATTGGTGGAACGGTTGGGGATATCGAATCTTTACCATTCTTAGAAGCAATTCGCCAAATTAAAAGTGATGTTGGTGCGGAAAACGTACTTTATATCCACACAACGTTAATTCCTTACATCAAAGCAGCTGGCGAAATGAAAACAAAACCAACACAACATAGTGTAAAAGAACTTCGCAGCCTAGGAATTCAACCAAACATTATCGTTGTTCGTACAGAGCAACCAGTTTCACAAGAAATGAAAGATAAGATTGCGCTATTTTGTGATATTAAAGCATCTGAGGTTATTGAATCTCGCGATGAAGAAACACTTTATAACGTACCACTTTCTTTACAAAAACAAAAAATGGATGACATCGTCCTAGAACACTTGCAATTAGAAGCACCACAAGCGGAAATGACTGATTGGAAAAACTTAGTACACCGCGTGAAAAACCTTTCCAAAAAAGTTCGTATTGGTTTAGTTGGTAAATATGTTTCCTTGCAAGATGCTTACCTTTCTGTAGCAGAAGCACTTCGTCATGCTGGATATGATCATGATGCTGAAATCGAAATCGACTGGATTGATTCCGAGAAAGTAACAAAAGAAAATGTTGCTGAAATCATGAAAGACATTGATGGTATCTTAGTTCCTGGTGGTTTCGGGGATCGTGCCATTGAAGGTAAAATTGCTGCTATTGAGTACGCTCGTGTAAATAAAGTACCTTATTTCGGTATTTGTTTAGGTATGCAACTGGCAACGGTTGAATTTGCTCGTAATGTTCTTGGGCTTGAAGGAGCACATTCCGCAGAAATCGAACCAGAAACAAATCACAACATCATTGATTTATTACCAGAACAAAAAAATATCGAAAACATGGGTGGAACGCTTCGTCTAGGCCTTTATCCAGCGCGTATTAAGCAAGGAACAAAAACAGAGGCTGCATATGGTAAAACACTTGTAGAAGAGCGTCACCGTCATCGTTATGAGTTCAATAACGAATATAGAGAGCAAATGGAAGAAGCTGGCATGATTGTTTCTGCAACAAGCCCAGATGGTCGCCTAGTTGAAGTAGTTGAACTAGTTGATCACCCTTGGTTCGTCGCTTGTCAATATCACCCAGAATTCATTTCTCGTCCAAACCGTCCACAAAGCTTGTTCAAAGATTTTGTTGGCGCAGCACTTAACAATAAATAA